A genomic region of Oryza glaberrima chromosome 1, OglaRS2, whole genome shotgun sequence contains the following coding sequences:
- the LOC127756988 gene encoding SUN domain-containing protein 4, whose protein sequence is MQRSRRALLKRKAAAAAKEEEEEAGVGVATAAAAGRRRRRRLYGFSVSLVVACWVVLLLLNPLVGHGNGQRDEGIFADEGSSDPSFDSVEPTLSEGSVDSVVQQENGENHALPGDSCAKPDENHVLSEETLLEKDQLCSNDEAQGDGMDALPKDNVDQGENLPRTDDDSVVHPEGEVESEGVPRPARLSRVVPPGLDEFKTRAIAERGKGVPSGQPGNVIHRREPSGKLYNYASAAKGAKVLEFNKEAKGASNILDKDKDKYLRNPCSAEGKFVIIELSEETLVDTIAIANFEHYSSNLKEFEMLSSLNYPTDSWETLGRFTVANAKIAQNFTFPEPKWARYLKLNLLSHYGSEFYCTLSMLEVYGMDAVEKMLENLIPVENKRLEPDDKMKEPVDQQTQLKEPTEGKESSHEPLDEDEFELEDDKLNGDSSKNGAHDQVTETRPIQAGRIPGDTVLKVLMQKVQSLDVSFTVLERYLEELNSRYGQIFKDFDADIDTKDALLEKIKLELKHLESSKDDFAKEIEGILSWKLVASSQLNQLLLDNVRIRSELERFREKQADLENRSFAVIFLSFVFGCLAIAKLSIGMIFNTCRLYNFEKFDRVKSGWLVLLFSSCIIASILIIQ, encoded by the exons ATGCAGAGGTCGCGGAGAGCCCTTCtgaagaggaaggcggcggcggcggcgaaggaggaggaggaggaggcaggggTGGGCGTGGCtaccgcggcggccgccgggaggaggcggcggcggcggctgtacGGCTTCTCCGTCTCGCTTGTCGTCGCCTGCTGGGTCGTCCTGCTCCTGCTCAACCCCCTCGTCGGTCACGGGAACGGTCAACGAG ATGAAGGGATTTTTGCGGATGAAGGAAGCTCTGATCCCTCGTTTGATTCTGTTGAGCCTACCTTGAGCGAAGGCTCTGTTGATTCAGTTGTACAGCAGGAGAATGGGGAAAATCATGCGTTGCCAGGTGATAGCTGTGCTAAACCCGATGAAAATCATGTGCTTTCTGAAGAGACACTGCTGGAGAAAGATCAGCTTTGCTCCAATGATGAGGCACAGGGTGATGGCATGGATGCTCTGCCCAAGGATAACGTTGATCAGGGTGAGAATCTTCCACGGACAGATGATGATTCTGTAGTTCATCCAGAGGGGGAGGTGGAGAGCGAAGGTGTTCCAAGACCAGCAAGGTTATCACGAGTTGTCCCTCCTGGTCTTGATGAATTCAAGACACGAGCGATTGCGGAAAGAGGAAAGGGTGTCCCTAGTGGTCAACCTGGAAATGTGATCCACAGAAGGGAGCCTAGTGGGAAGTTGTACAATTATGCCTCGGCAGCTAAAGGGGCTAAGGTCCTGGAATTCAACAAGGAGGCCAAGGGTGCTTCTAACATCCTAGACAAGGATAAAGACAAGTATCTCCGCAATCCTTGCTCAGCAGAGGGGAAGTTTGTCATTATAGAGCTGTCTGAAGAAACCTTGGTAGATACAATCGCAATTGCAAATTTTGAGCACTATTCTTCTAACTTGAAAGAATTTGAAATGCTGAGCAGTCTGAATTATCCCACAGATAGCTGGGAAACACTCGGGAGATTCACTGTTGCAAATGCCAAGATTGCTCAGAATTTTACTTTTCCTGAGCCAAAGTGGGCTAGATATCTGAAACTCAACTTGCTTAGCCATTATGGTTCCGAATTCTACTGCACGCTCAGTATGCTTGAAGTGTATGGAATGGATGCGGTGGAAAAGATGCTGGAGAACTTGATTCCAGTTGAGAATAAAAGGCTGGAACCTGATGACAAAATGAAGGAACCAGTTGATCAGCAAACACAATTGAAGGAGCCCACTGAGGGAAAAGAATCCTCACATGAACCCCTGGATGAAGATGAGTTTGAACTAGAAGATGATAAACTAAACGGTGATTCATCAAAGAATGGTGCTCATGATCAAGTTACCGAGACAAGGCCAATTCAGGCTGGCAGGATTCCTGGAGATACAGTTCTTAAGGTGCTAATGCAGAAGGTGCAATCTCTTGATGTGAGCTTTACTGTCTTGGAGCGGTATCTAGAAGAACTAAATAGCAGATATGGGCAAATTTTTAAGGATTTTGATGCTGATATTGATACCAAAGATGCACTCTTGGAGAAAATCAAATTGGAGCTGAAGCATCTTGAGAGCAGCAAAGATGACTTT GCGAAAGAAATTGAAGGGATTCTCTCATGGAAACTAGTTGCTTCCTCACAGTTAAACCAGCTACTCTTGGATAATGTCAGAATCAG ATCAGAACTTGAAAGATTTCGGGAAAAGCAGGCTGACTTGGAGAATAGAAGCTTTGCTGTAATATTCCTGAGTTTTGTTTTTGGATGTTTAGCGATTGCTAAGCTGTCTATAGGCATGATATTTAATACCTGTAGATtatataattttgaaaaattcGATAGGGTAAAATCTGGATGGCTTGTGTTGCTGTTCAGCAGTTGCATTATAGCCTCCATTTTGATAATACAGTGA
- the LOC127782870 gene encoding uncharacterized protein LOC127782870: MARNPTRTVYIGNLDEKVTERILYEILIQPGRVVDLCIPRDKETSCPKGYAFAEYETEEIAQYAVQLFSGLVRLYGKTLKFAISGQDKPSSNGNNPVMPKLNPVPLPKQPQFVHHSDMHVLHTPADPMVNGGTRDYGFSNYYPYSANPQALPVGPVHSYGGFSNGTYDCSTCIFGSIVNGRYGDYVLNAAGHGAPRQPMLYPSY; this comes from the exons atggcgaggaaCCCTACCCGCACCGTCTACATAG GTAACTTGGATGAAAAGGTAACTGAAAGAATATTGTATGAGATTCTTATTCAGCCAGGTCGTGTAGTAGACCTATGCATACCTCGTGACAAGGAAACTAGTTGTCCCAAAGGTTACGCTTTTGCTGagtatgaaacagaggaaatcGCACAGTATGCtgttcaacttttttcaggacTTGTTCGGCTTTATGGTAAAACACTCAAATTTGCG ATCTCTGGACAAGACAAACCCTCATCAAATGGCAATAATCCAGTAATGCCTAAACTCAATCCTGTACCATTACCAAAGCAGCCTCAGTTTGTGCATCATAGTGATATGCATGTATTGCATACCCCAGCGGATCCAATGGTAAATGGTGGGACAAGAGATTAtggcttttcaaactattatcCTTACAGTGCTAATCCCCAAG CATTACCAGTTGGACCCGTGCATAGCTACGGAGGGTTCAGCAATGGTACGTATGATTGCAGTACATGCATATTTGGTTCTATTGTTAATGGTAGGTATGGAGATTATGTTTTGAATGCTGCTGGCCATGGAGCTCCGAGGCAACCAATGTTGTATCCGTCCTACTAG
- the LOC127782860 gene encoding phytolongin Phyl1.1-like gives MISRRSKPREEAMKMESPGVQPAAAGEEGGGGGGVFFCVAVTSRGRTDRLSYFQAEGDGDDAEEVARATAALCLDHAPEHHHWHHHTVVGRRTFAFLAGDDGRTYFAVADPTPGSAETVRFLQRVRDAFGSCGGGGATRRRNQRDDAVDAVVWQFVRALRASAGRGTAALFPGDDSRGGGDASSADGDKDDEEDDRGGEAMAVAADGARRRTRRSWWRYSKVVIGVELVLFLVLFVVWMIVCKGFNCVQR, from the coding sequence ATGATTTCTCGCCGGTCAAAGCCAAGAGAGGAGGcgatgaagatggagagcccggGGGTGCAGCCGGCGGCCGCCggtgaagaaggcggcggcggcggcggcgtcttctTCTGCGTGGCGGTGACGTCCAGGGGCAGGACGGACCGGCTGTCCTACTTCCAGGCGGAaggggacggcgacgacgcggaggaggtggcccgcgccaccgccgcgctctgCCTCGACCACGCGCCGGAGCACCACCACTGGCACCACCACACCGTCGTCGGGCGGCGCACGTTCGCGTTCCTCGCCGGGGACGACGGCCGCACGTACTTTGCCGTGGCGGACCCGACGCCTGGCAGCGCCGAGACGGTCCGGTTCCTGCAGCGCGTCCGCGACGCGTtcggcagctgcggcggcggcggcgcgaccagGCGGCGCAACCAGCGCGACGACGCCGTGGACGCCGTCGTGTGGCAGTTCGTGCGGGCGCTGCGGGCCTCCGCGGGAAGAGGGACGGCAGCGCTGTTCCCCGGCGACGACTCACGAGGTGGAGGTGACGCGTCGAGCGCCGACGGCGAcaaggacgacgaggaggatgatcGTGGCGGCGAAGCGATGGCCgtcgcggcggacggcgcgcggcggcgaacgCGGCGCTCGTGGTGGCGCTACAGCAAGGTCGTGATCGGCGTGGAGTTGGTGCTGTTCCTCGTCCTGTTCGTCGTGTGGATGATCGTGTGCAAAGGCTTCAATTGTGTCCAGCGATGA
- the LOC127770732 gene encoding uncharacterized protein LOC127770732 isoform X1, whose translation MSPPSVIGQFGDTTYTKVFVGGLAWETQKETMRKYFEQFGEILEAVVITDKNTGRSKGYGFVTFRDPDAAMRACVDPAPVIDGRRANCNLASLGVQRSRPPTPQHGGARSFRVMKSFSQQAGIQGGLGAAFPSHATFPHYAIPQGLPYHVYGYSPYSPDYSYPTNYYNIYGGAQYPFYGAAAAAAAAAAGMVTGSSPFYPYFQFGQSGSTTTNYASGQGYNLQYPQMFHFSTVASTAAAVTGFAQQYGGPLSLAASPQAQAGMTMALTAPTLPTPTQAAHPYRLIPSHFAVSAAPEQPLA comes from the exons ATGAGTCCACCGAGTGTGATAGGGCAATTTGGGGACACAACCTACACCAAGGTGTTTGTAGGAGGGCTGGCATGGGAGACCCAGAAGGAGACCATGAGGAAGTACTTTGAGCAGTTTGGGGAGATCCTGGAGGCAGTTGTTATCACTGACAAGAACACTGGCAGATCCAAGGGCTATGGATTT GTTACCTTCCGGGACCCGGATGCGGCGATGAGGGCTTGCGTTGATCCCGCGCCGGTGATCGACGGGAGAAGGGCTAACTGTAATCTGGCTTCCCTTGGGGTTCAGAGATCTAGGCCTCCAACCCCACAGCATG GAGGGGCTAGGAGCTTTAGGGTGATGAAGTCCTTTAGCCAGCAGGCAGGGATCCAAGGTGGTCTGGGCGCAGCTTTTCCTTCTCACGCCACCTTCCCCCATTATGCTATCCCACAAGGCCTCCCTTACCATGTCTATGg GTACTCTCCCTATTCTCCAGACTACAGTTATCCCACA AACTACTACAACATCTACGGAGGAGCTCAATACCCATTTtatggagcggcggcggcagcggcagcagcagcagctggcatGGTGACTGGAAGCAGCCCCTTTTATCCATATTTCCAGTTTGGGCAATCAGGAAGCACTACAACCAACTATGCAAGTGGACAAGGCTACAACTTGCAATACCCACAGATGTTTCACTTCTCAACTGTGGCTTCTACAGCTGCTGCTGTAACAGGTTTTGCACAGCAATATGGAGGGCCATTGTCTCTTGCAGCGAGTCCTCAAGCCCAAGCAG GCATGACTATGGCTCTCACAGCTCCTACTTTGCCGACTCCAACTCAGGCTGCTCATCCTTACCGGCTCATTCCCTCGCACTTTGCTGTGTCTGCTGCTCCAGAGCAACCCTTGGCCTAA
- the LOC127770732 gene encoding uncharacterized protein LOC127770732 isoform X2, giving the protein MSPPSVIGQFGDTTYTKVFVGGLAWETQKETMRKYFEQFGEILEAVVITDKNTGRSKGYGFVTFRDPDAAMRACVDPAPVIDGRRANCNLASLGVQRSRPPTPQHGGARSFRVMKSFSQQAGIQGGLGAAFPSHATFPHYAIPQGLPYHVYGYSPYSPDYSYPTNYYNIYGGAQYPFYGAAAAAAAAAAGMVTGSSPFYPYFQFGQSGSTTTNYASGQGYNLQYPQMFHFSTVASTAAAVTGFAQQYGGPLSLAASPQAQAVCVPIKQA; this is encoded by the exons ATGAGTCCACCGAGTGTGATAGGGCAATTTGGGGACACAACCTACACCAAGGTGTTTGTAGGAGGGCTGGCATGGGAGACCCAGAAGGAGACCATGAGGAAGTACTTTGAGCAGTTTGGGGAGATCCTGGAGGCAGTTGTTATCACTGACAAGAACACTGGCAGATCCAAGGGCTATGGATTT GTTACCTTCCGGGACCCGGATGCGGCGATGAGGGCTTGCGTTGATCCCGCGCCGGTGATCGACGGGAGAAGGGCTAACTGTAATCTGGCTTCCCTTGGGGTTCAGAGATCTAGGCCTCCAACCCCACAGCATG GAGGGGCTAGGAGCTTTAGGGTGATGAAGTCCTTTAGCCAGCAGGCAGGGATCCAAGGTGGTCTGGGCGCAGCTTTTCCTTCTCACGCCACCTTCCCCCATTATGCTATCCCACAAGGCCTCCCTTACCATGTCTATGg GTACTCTCCCTATTCTCCAGACTACAGTTATCCCACA AACTACTACAACATCTACGGAGGAGCTCAATACCCATTTtatggagcggcggcggcagcggcagcagcagcagctggcatGGTGACTGGAAGCAGCCCCTTTTATCCATATTTCCAGTTTGGGCAATCAGGAAGCACTACAACCAACTATGCAAGTGGACAAGGCTACAACTTGCAATACCCACAGATGTTTCACTTCTCAACTGTGGCTTCTACAGCTGCTGCTGTAACAGGTTTTGCACAGCAATATGGAGGGCCATTGTCTCTTGCAGCGAGTCCTCAAGCCCAAGCAG TGTGTGTCCCCATTAAACAGGCATGA
- the LOC127770744 gene encoding DNA repair RAD52-like protein 1, mitochondrial: MPGDRFSIRNKRRPSDSPLQNPNQTPLALPAPSASPDSPAMASGALARLLLGRRAAATPLLARPFAAKARASRRPQEPAFPSEDEDDFAGGEVAAPAPTEGISKPLAEVLRELGKRVPEALVKTRVEDGFSLKYIPWHIVNKILNIHAPEWSGEVRSIVYSSDGKSVSVIYRVTLHGTDAEIYREATGTSSADDTGYGDPVQKAEAMAFRRACARLGLGLHLYHEDMS; this comes from the exons ATGCCGGGCGATAGATTTTCTATTCGCAATAAAAGGCGACCTTCCGATTCTCCACTCCAAAACCCCAACCAAACCCCTCTCGCTCTCCCCGCCCCCTCCGCATCCCCCGATTCCCCCGCCATGGCTTCCGGTGCCCtagcccgcctcctcctcggccgccgcgcggccgccacCCCTCTCCTCGCGCGCCCCTTCGCCGCGAAGGCCCGCGCGTCGCGCCGGCCGCAGGAGCCGGCCTTCCCGtcggaggacgaggacgacttcgccggcggcgaggtggccgcgcccgcgcccaccGAAGGCATCAGCAAGCCGCTCGCCGAGGTCCTCAGGGAGCTCGGTAAGAGGGTCCCCGAGGCCCTCGTCAAGACGCGCGTCGAAGATGGCTTCTCCCTGAAGTACATCCCATG GCACATTGTTAACAAAATTCTGAATATACATGCTCCAG AATGGTCTGGCGAGGTTCGCAGCATTGTTTATTCATCTGATGGAAAATCTGTATCTGTTATTTATCGCGTGACTCTCCATGGAACTGATGCAGAG ATCTACAGAGAAGCCACTGGAACTTCTTCTGCTGATGATACAGGCTATGGAGATCCTGTGCAGAAGGCTGAAGCAATGGCTTTTCGCCGAGCTTGTGCCCGTCTTGGTCTTGGACTTCATCTCTATCATGAAGATATGTCATAA